One window of the Pseudarthrobacter sp. ATCC 49987 genome contains the following:
- a CDS encoding NADP-dependent oxidoreductase, with amino-acid sequence MRTHTETTVLPAATREIQLASRPHGRPVPENFRSAETALPELQDGQVLVRNFFISVDPYMRGRMNDVKSYSAPFALDTALDGGAVGEVIASRSADRKVGDAVVHSLGWREYAVLDAGATTPARTDLAPASAFLGALGMTGLTAYAGLLKVAGFKAGEVVFVSGAAGAVGSLVGQIAKAMGASRVIGSAGSPEKVARLLELGFDAAFNYHDGPVAAQLAAAAGDRGIDVYFDNVGGEHLEAALSALTVGGRVAMCGAISQYNSTEPTPAPRNLMQAIGKQLTLKGFLVGGYWQHMAEFVETMSGWLADGTVRYDETIVDGLENAPQAFMDLLDGANTGKMLVRL; translated from the coding sequence ATGAGGACCCACACCGAAACCACAGTCCTTCCCGCCGCCACGCGGGAGATCCAGCTGGCATCCCGGCCGCACGGCCGTCCCGTACCGGAGAACTTCCGCAGTGCCGAGACGGCGCTACCCGAACTCCAGGACGGCCAGGTCCTGGTCCGCAACTTCTTCATCTCCGTCGATCCTTACATGCGCGGCCGGATGAACGACGTCAAGTCCTACTCCGCGCCGTTTGCCCTGGACACCGCGCTCGACGGCGGCGCCGTGGGCGAAGTCATTGCCTCCCGCTCCGCGGACCGTAAGGTGGGCGACGCCGTCGTCCATTCCCTGGGATGGCGTGAATACGCCGTACTCGACGCAGGCGCCACCACGCCGGCCCGCACCGACCTGGCCCCCGCTTCCGCGTTCCTCGGAGCGCTGGGAATGACCGGCCTGACGGCGTACGCCGGACTGCTCAAGGTCGCCGGCTTCAAAGCCGGAGAGGTCGTCTTCGTCTCGGGCGCCGCAGGTGCCGTCGGCTCGCTCGTGGGCCAGATCGCCAAGGCGATGGGCGCGTCCCGCGTCATCGGCAGCGCGGGCTCCCCGGAAAAGGTGGCCCGGCTGCTGGAGCTCGGCTTCGATGCGGCCTTCAACTACCACGACGGCCCGGTGGCCGCGCAGCTCGCCGCGGCCGCGGGGGACCGCGGGATCGACGTGTATTTCGACAACGTCGGCGGGGAACACCTCGAAGCCGCACTGTCGGCGCTCACTGTCGGTGGCCGCGTGGCCATGTGCGGCGCCATTTCGCAGTACAACTCGACCGAGCCCACCCCGGCCCCGCGGAACCTCATGCAGGCCATCGGCAAGCAGCTGACCCTCAAGGGTTTCCTGGTCGGCGGCTACTGGCAGCACATGGCCGAGTTCGTCGAGACCATGTCCGGCTGGCTCGCAGACGGCACCGTGCGCTACGACGAGACCATCGTGGACGGGCTGGAGAACGCCCCGCAGGCCTTCATGGACCTGCTGGACGGCGCCAACACCGGCAAGATGCTGGTCCGGCTCTAG
- a CDS encoding organic hydroperoxide resistance protein, whose product MKTLYTAEALASGEGRDGTAVTKDGKLNVALASPVELGGNGEGTNPEQLFAAGYAACFHSALRLVGRQQKADLTDSAVAARIHLGALGDGSGYGIAAELEIALPAVDRATAEALVAKAHEVCPYSNATRGNITVDITILEVAA is encoded by the coding sequence ATGAAGACTCTCTATACAGCCGAGGCCCTGGCCTCGGGCGAAGGCCGCGACGGCACCGCCGTCACCAAGGATGGCAAGCTCAACGTAGCCCTGGCCAGCCCGGTGGAACTCGGCGGCAACGGCGAGGGCACCAACCCGGAGCAGCTCTTCGCCGCCGGATACGCGGCCTGCTTCCACTCCGCGCTGCGCCTCGTCGGCCGCCAGCAGAAAGCCGACCTGACGGATTCCGCCGTCGCCGCCAGGATCCACCTGGGCGCGCTCGGCGACGGATCCGGCTACGGCATCGCCGCGGAACTCGAAATCGCGCTGCCCGCCGTGGACCGGGCAACGGCTGAGGCCCTCGTGGCCAAGGCTCACGAAGTCTGCCCCTACTCCAATGCCACCCGTGGCAACATCACTGTCGACATCACCATCCTGGAGGTAGCCGCATGA
- a CDS encoding MarR family winged helix-turn-helix transcriptional regulator → MTDAPRLNAPRLDRQLCFAMYSASRAATAAYRPMLEELGLTYPQYLVMLVLWEEEPRSVRGLGEELGLDSGTLSPLLKRLESLGLVERRRSATDERRVEVFLTDAGSALSARATGIPQRLADAAGLSPAELDQLRETLSRLAAALHGSH, encoded by the coding sequence ATGACCGACGCCCCGCGCCTCAACGCCCCCCGCCTGGACCGGCAGCTGTGCTTCGCCATGTACTCGGCGTCGCGGGCCGCCACGGCGGCGTACCGGCCGATGCTCGAGGAGCTGGGCCTTACGTACCCGCAGTACCTCGTCATGCTGGTCCTCTGGGAAGAGGAACCGCGCAGCGTCCGCGGGCTGGGGGAGGAGCTGGGGCTGGACTCGGGCACGCTGTCCCCCTTGCTCAAGCGGCTCGAGTCCCTGGGCCTCGTGGAGCGGCGCCGGTCCGCCACGGACGAGCGCAGGGTTGAGGTCTTCCTGACCGACGCCGGCTCCGCCCTCAGCGCCCGGGCCACCGGCATCCCGCAGCGGCTCGCAGACGCCGCCGGGCTCTCGCCGGCAGAACTTGACCAGCTCCGCGAAACGCTGAGCCGGCTGGCCGCCGCCCTGCACGGCTCCCACTGA
- a CDS encoding amidohydrolase: protein MRNYSTEAEPTTLVGPWLEPLLPELIAFRRDLHAHPELSFKEFRTTDKLARRLEEAGLKPRRLEGTGLTVDIGEGPIATALRGDIDALPIIEETGLPFASKNHGVTHACGHDVHTATMLGAALVLQRMHEESPLRGTVRIIFQPAEETMPGGAQSCIEQGVLDGVPRIFALHCDPRIEVGKIGTRIGAITSASDTIKIELNGRGGHTSRPHLTEELVFALAQIAVNVPAVLSRRVDVRSGVSVVWGHISAGSAPNAIPASGYMAGTMRCLDRDAWHSAGEILDEVIQQIAAPYGVDVHLEHTRGVPPVVNSEHETALIEAAARAEIGEGAVVLTPQSMGGEDFAWFLADLPGAMMRLGTKTPGGEEYDLHRGDYILDERALGLGVKVLTAAALRTLRDL from the coding sequence GTGCGTAACTACTCTACTGAAGCTGAGCCCACCACACTGGTGGGGCCGTGGCTCGAGCCTCTCCTGCCGGAGCTGATTGCCTTCCGCCGGGACTTGCATGCGCACCCGGAGCTCTCCTTCAAGGAGTTCCGCACCACGGACAAGCTCGCAAGGCGACTCGAGGAAGCGGGCCTCAAGCCCCGGCGCCTCGAAGGAACGGGCCTGACGGTGGACATCGGGGAGGGCCCGATCGCCACCGCCCTCCGCGGCGACATTGACGCCCTGCCCATCATCGAGGAGACGGGCCTTCCGTTCGCCTCAAAGAACCACGGCGTCACCCACGCCTGCGGCCACGACGTCCACACCGCCACCATGCTCGGCGCGGCCCTGGTCCTGCAGCGGATGCACGAGGAGTCGCCGCTGCGCGGTACCGTGCGGATCATCTTCCAGCCGGCCGAGGAAACCATGCCCGGCGGGGCCCAGAGCTGCATCGAGCAGGGTGTCCTCGACGGCGTTCCCCGGATCTTCGCGCTGCACTGCGATCCCCGGATCGAGGTGGGCAAGATCGGCACCCGGATCGGCGCCATCACCTCCGCCTCGGACACGATCAAGATCGAACTGAACGGCCGCGGCGGCCACACCTCACGCCCGCACCTGACCGAAGAACTCGTCTTTGCCCTGGCGCAGATCGCGGTCAACGTTCCGGCCGTGCTCTCCCGCCGCGTCGATGTCCGCAGCGGCGTGTCCGTGGTCTGGGGCCACATCTCCGCCGGCTCCGCACCCAACGCAATCCCGGCCAGCGGCTACATGGCCGGCACCATGCGCTGCCTCGACCGCGACGCCTGGCACAGCGCGGGTGAAATCCTCGACGAGGTCATCCAGCAGATTGCGGCACCGTACGGTGTCGACGTCCACCTGGAGCACACCCGCGGCGTGCCTCCCGTGGTGAACTCCGAACACGAGACCGCCCTGATCGAGGCCGCAGCGCGCGCCGAGATCGGTGAAGGCGCCGTGGTCCTGACCCCCCAGTCCATGGGCGGGGAAGACTTTGCCTGGTTCCTGGCCGACCTCCCGGGCGCCATGATGCGCCTCGGCACCAAGACCCCCGGCGGCGAGGAGTACGACCTGCACCGCGGCGACTACATCCTGGACGAACGCGCCCTGGGCCTGGGCGTCAAGGTCCTCACCGCAGCAGCCCTGCGCACCCTCCGCGACCTCTAG
- a CDS encoding mannose-1-phosphate guanylyltransferase, whose amino-acid sequence MTTDKVTSQDTLQGSAQGSALSRFIAVIPAGGVGTRLWPLSRAAAPKFLHDLTGSGSTLLRSTYDRLEPLAGKHMLVVTGMAHRDAVCRQLPEIDDADLVLESEPKDSGAAIGLAAAILHERDPDTIMGSFAADQVISPDELFHEAVREAIHAAAAGKIVTIGIKPTHASTGFGYIRAGKNLGVDGAPSAQAVVEFVEKPSEEVAQEYLDSGEYLWNAGMFVAPVALMLKHLEANQPELFAGVQEIAKAWDTPQRDEVKVRVWPTLPKIAIDYAVAEPAAAAGDVAVVPGTFRWDDVGDFASVGRLNSAKEVKDVTVIGEGARVFTEDASGVVVSDTKRVIALIGIKDVVVVDTPDALLVMHKEHSQRVKQAVDALKASGDTDVL is encoded by the coding sequence ATGACTACAGACAAAGTGACAAGCCAGGACACACTGCAGGGTTCGGCGCAGGGCTCGGCCCTGAGCCGATTCATTGCGGTGATTCCGGCAGGCGGAGTGGGGACCCGCCTCTGGCCCCTGTCGCGAGCAGCAGCCCCCAAGTTCCTCCACGACCTCACGGGCTCGGGCAGTACCCTCCTGAGGTCCACCTACGACCGGCTCGAGCCGCTCGCCGGCAAGCACATGCTCGTGGTGACCGGAATGGCCCACCGGGACGCGGTCTGCCGCCAGCTCCCCGAGATTGACGACGCCGACCTCGTGCTCGAGAGCGAGCCCAAAGACTCCGGCGCCGCCATCGGTTTGGCCGCCGCCATCCTGCACGAGCGCGATCCTGACACCATCATGGGCTCCTTCGCCGCTGACCAGGTGATCAGCCCCGACGAGTTGTTCCACGAGGCCGTCAGGGAGGCCATCCACGCGGCCGCGGCCGGCAAGATCGTCACGATCGGCATCAAGCCCACCCACGCCTCCACCGGCTTCGGCTACATCCGGGCCGGAAAGAACCTCGGCGTGGACGGGGCGCCCAGCGCCCAGGCCGTCGTCGAGTTTGTGGAGAAGCCCAGCGAAGAGGTCGCCCAGGAGTACCTCGACAGCGGCGAATACCTCTGGAATGCCGGTATGTTCGTGGCGCCCGTCGCGCTGATGCTCAAGCACCTCGAAGCCAACCAGCCCGAGCTCTTCGCCGGTGTGCAGGAAATCGCCAAGGCCTGGGATACCCCGCAGCGCGACGAGGTCAAGGTGCGCGTGTGGCCCACCCTGCCGAAAATTGCGATTGACTACGCTGTGGCCGAACCTGCCGCCGCCGCCGGCGACGTCGCCGTCGTACCCGGCACCTTCCGCTGGGACGACGTCGGGGACTTTGCCTCGGTGGGCCGGCTCAACAGCGCCAAGGAAGTCAAGGACGTCACCGTGATCGGTGAGGGTGCCCGTGTCTTCACGGAGGACGCCAGCGGTGTGGTGGTCTCCGATACCAAGCGTGTGATCGCGCTGATCGGGATCAAGGACGTGGTGGTGGTGGATACCCCTGACGCCTTGCTCGTGATGCACAAGGAACACTCGCAGCGCGTGAAGCAGGCCGTGGACGCCCTGAAGGCCAGTGGCGACACCGACGTCCTCTAG